One Aegilops tauschii subsp. strangulata cultivar AL8/78 chromosome 7, Aet v6.0, whole genome shotgun sequence genomic window carries:
- the LOC109768468 gene encoding protein FAR1-RELATED SEQUENCE 5-like, with protein MQYITSLHYRNISTANMMGLLGDARCCDPRSLPYVKTDVTNARAKLRRGLSERDLELTIEYFERRQVENPNFFFSKLEEDRAVRALFWVDGRTRALYPKYKDCVFFDTTFCINRYNLPFAPIVGINNHTHTVCLGCALLPDETIKTFKWVFQQWMLAMNNEHPLNIMTDQDQAMAKAISMVFPNSTHRCCKWHIFRVARTKLGKMLGKDEPFAEAFYGCINDSDTIEEFEERWKQMVELFGVADKKHLKNMWDSREMWAPVYFRNKFFPFTGTTGRSEGLNSYFKTLNHHGDSVWTFVQKFELCQELMLDREDNAGFINEATRPPLWGNYNIEKQAADFYTREVFSKFQKLLAKSTGYVYTVRVAPKDQTYMCTCNMFEMCGLICPHIIRVMVHLNVQTIPATYMLPRWSKRATDLAPEPGDGHRAMHFGVPTTNTLKFNSLCRKFGKLASDACFNDEAYSFVSGLIDQGSVGVAAIKARETDGVAGDEEAQGHAKNAQVSGGPSTGQRDPPPVGLRNPPKSEKKGRPKEKEKRRKPLIEIREDEMKKKAKKDAAKMKKAPKPREKKTPCKYCEDEDHNVKDCQLLAAFLAASASAKAPGVETFLTLEDIFMREKMMNCLVTPHDL; from the exons ATGCAGTACATCACTTCACTGCACTATCGCAACATATCAACGGCTAATATGATGGGCTTGCTTGGAGATGCACGGTGTTGCGATCCAAGGAGTTTGCCGTACGTGAAGACTGATGTGACAAATGCAAGAGCAAAGCTGCGAAGGGGCCTGTCAGAGCGTGATTTGGAGCTGACAATCGAGTACTTTGAGAGAAGACAAGTGGAGAATCCCAACTTCTTTTTCTCGAAGCTAGAAGAAGATAGAGCTGTTAGGGCGCTTTTCTGGGTTGATGGGAGAACAAGGGCCTTGTATCCAAAGTACAAAGATTGTGTGTTTTTCGACACCACATTCTGCATAAATCGCTACAACTTGCCCTTTGCTCCGATTGTTGGCATTAACAACCACACACATACTGTTTGCTTGGGGTGCGCTTTGTTGCCTGATGAGACCATCAAAACTTTCAAGTGGGTCTTCCAGCAATGGATGTTGGCAATGAATAACGAGCATCCGTTGAACATTATGACTGATCAAGACCAGGCAATGGCTAAAGCCATCTCAATGGTATTTCCAAATTCAACACACAGATGTTGCAAGTGGCACATCTTCCGGGTTGCAAGGACGAAACTAGGGAAGATGCTGGGCAAGGATGAGCCTTTTGCTGAAGCATTCTATGGTTGCATCAATGATTCAGATACCATTGAGGAGTTTGAAGAACGGTGGAAGCAGATGGTCGAGTTATTTGGTGTGGCTGATAAGAAACACCTCAAGAACATGTGGGACAGCAGGGAGATGTGGGCTCCTGTGTACTTTAGGAATAAGTTCTTCCCATTCACAGGAACAACCGGGCGGTCCGAGGGCCTGAATTCCTACTTCAAGACTTTAAATCATCATGGAGACTCGGTTTGGACATTTGTCCAGAAGTTTGAGCTTTGCCAGGAGCTAATGCTTGATCGTGAAGACAATGCTGGCTTCATCAATGAAGCGACGAGGCCGCCACTCTGGGGAAA TTACAACATTGAAAAGCAAGCTGCAGATTTCTATACCAGAGAGGTATtttccaagtttcaaaaactgtTGGCTAAATCAACAGGCTATG TGTACACGGTGCGTGTTGCCCCTAAAGATCAGACATACATGTGCACCTGCAACATGTTTGAGATGTGTGGGCTGATCTGCCCACATATCATCCGTGTCATGGTGCACCTGAACGTGCAAACGATACCTGCGACTTACATGCTTCCAAGATGGTCTAAGAGAGCAACCGACCTTGCGCCTGAACCGGGCGATGGGCATAGAGCTATGCATTTCGGCGTCCCCACGACAAACACCCTAAAGTTTAACTCTCTATGCCGGAAGTTTGGGAAACTCGCTTCTGATGCATGCTTCAATGATGAAGCTTATAGTTTTGTCTCTGGGCTAATTGATCAGGGCAGTGTTGGGGTTGCTGCAATAAAAGCTAGAGAAACTGATGGGGTTGCAGGAGACGAAGAAGCCCAAGGTCATGCAAAAAATGCACAAGTCTCAGGGGGTCCAAGTACAGGTCAGCGGGATCCACCCCCCGTAGGACTGCGGAACCCACCAAAGTCAGAAAAGAAAGGGAGGCCAAAAGAGAAAGAGAAGCGCAGGAAGCCACTAATTGAGATTCGAGAAGATGAAATGAAGAAGAAAGCAAAGAAGGACGCAGCGAAAATGAAGAAAGCTCCAAAGCCAAGGGAAAAGAAGACTCCATGCAAATATTGTGAAGATGAAGATCACAACGTGAAGGATTGCCAACTCCTTGCAGCTTTTCTTGCTGCGAGTGCGAGCGCGAAAGCTCCGGGCGTCGAAACATTTCTTACACTTGAGGATATTTTCATGAGGGAAAAAATGATGAATTGCCTTGTAACACCCCATGACTTATGA
- the LOC123494809 gene encoding protein FAR1-RELATED SEQUENCE 5-like, with translation MTWVLILLQNIAVEPSIFLDDDMQNVAHEDEDDGIDLNGTPGNDSDDSLQLNTDGVAPNHGNARVASDNANGNAATLVDEPDEDISSQPVVPFLGMVFDNVEEAHRVYNEYASKMGFGTRIVTSKHSRKNSSEQKRILIYRVFECVHSRKNPSKNVGGSISDRAATNQCEDVDMSYSSNKKSASKQAGIYMDVSDKRKRNRLERYDCKARMGVNLKDGSWVVTVFEADHTQQLILQRGRQRFCRSHRKIPDADMQYITSLHYRNISTANMMGLLGDARCCDPRSLPYVKTDVTNARAKLRRGLSERDLELTIEYFERRQVENPNFFFSKLEEDRAVRALFWVDGRTRALYPKYKDCVFFDTTFCTNRYNLPFAPIVGINNHTHTVCLGCALLPDETIETFKWVFQQWMLAMNNEHPLNIMID, from the coding sequence ATGACTTGGGTGCTGATTTTGTTGCAGAATATTGCTGTGGAGCCATCAATTTTCCTTGATGATGATATGCAAAATGTTGCGCACGAAGACGAAGATGATGGAATTGATCTGAATGGTACTCCGGGAAATGATAGTGACGATTCGTTGCAGCTGAACACGGATGGTGTAGCTCCAAATCATGGCAATGCCCGTGTGGCTAGTGACAATGCCAATGGAAATGCTGCAACACTTGTTGACGAACCAGATGAAGATATATCATCACAGCCAGTTGTCCCTTTTCTTGGAATGGTTTTTGACAATGTTGAAGAAGCTCACCGTGTTTACAATGAATATGCCTCGAAGATGGGCTTTGGAACTCGCATTGTGACATCAAAGCATAGTAGGAAAAATAGCTCGGAGCAGAAGCGCATTCTAATCTATAGAGTTTTTGAGTGCGTACACTCACGGAAAAATCCTTCGAAGAATGTTGGTGGTAGCATTTCTGACAGGGCTGCAACAAATCAGTGTGAAGATGTTGATATGAGCTATTCTAGTAACAAAAAATCTGCAAGCAAACAAGCTGGCATCTATATGGATGTGAGCGACAAGAGGAAAAGAAACCGGTTGGAGCGGTATGATTGCAAGGCTCGTATGGGTGTTAACCTCAAAGACGGTAGCTGGGTTGTGACCGTTTTTGAGGCCGATCACACACAACAGCTGATTTTGCAAAGGGGGCGTCAGAGATTTTGCCGCTCTCACAGAAAGATCCCGGATGCAGACATGCAGTACATCACTTCACTGCACTATCGCAACATATCAACGGCTAATATGATGGGCTTGCTTGGAGATGCACGGTGTTGCGATCCAAGGAGTTTGCCGTACGTGAAGACTGATGTGACAAATGCAAGAGCAAAGCTGCGAAGGGGCCTGTCAGAGCGTGATTTGGAGCTGACAATCGAGTACTTTGAGAGAAGACAAGTGGAGAATCCCAACTTCTTTTTCTCGAAGCTAGAAGAAGATAGAGCTGTTAGGGCGCTTTTCTGGGTTGATGGGAGAACAAGGGCCTTGTATCCAAAGTACAAAGATTGTGTGTTTTTCGACACCACATTCTGCACAAATCGCTACAACTTGCCCTTTGCTCCGATTGTTGGCATTAACAACCACACACATACTGTTTGCTTGGGGTGCGCTTTGTTGCCTGATGAGACCATCGAAACTTTCAAGTGGGTCTTCCAGCAATGGATGTTGGCAATGAATAACGAGCATCCGTTGAACATTATGATTGATTAA
- the LOC141026657 gene encoding protein FAR1-RELATED SEQUENCE 5-like gives MAKAISMVFPDSTHRCCKWHIFRVARTKLGKMLGKDEPFAEAFYGCINDSDTVDEFEERWKQMVELFGVADKKHLKNMWDSREMWAPVYFRNKFFPFTGTTGRSEGLNSYFKTLNHHGDSVWTFVQQFELCQELMLDREDNAGFINEATRPPLWGNYNIEKQAADFYTREVFSKFQKLLAKSTGYGLQYQLQGDVIWFRIVANYGVNPKVYTVRVAPKDQTYMCTCNMFEMCGLICPHIIRVMVHLNVQTIPATYMLPRWSKRATDLAPEPCDGHRAMHFGVPTTNTLKFNSLCRKFGKLASDACFNDEAYSFVSGLIDQGSVGVAAIKARETDGVAGDEEAQGHAKNAQVSGGPSTGQRDPPPVGLRNPPKSAKKGRPKEKEKRRKPLIEIREDEMKKKAKKDAAKVKKAPKPREKKTPCKYCEDEDHNVKDCQLLAAFLAASASAKAPGVETILAL, from the exons ATGGCTAAAGCCATCTCAATGGTATTTCCAGATTCAACACACAGATGTTGCAAGTGGCACATCTTCCGGGTTGCAAGGACGAAACTAGGGAAGATGCTGGGCAAGGATGAGCCTTTTGCTGAAGCATTCTATGGTTGCATCAATGATTCAGATACCGTTGACGAGTTTGAAGAACGGTGGAAGCAGATGGTCGAGTTATTTGGTGTGGCTGATAAGAAACACCTCAAGAACATGTGGGACAGCAGGGAGATGTGGGCTCCTGTGTACTTTAGGAATAAGTTCTTCCCATTCACAGGAACAACCGGGCGGTCCGAGGGCCTGAATTCCTACTTCAAGACTTTAAATCATCATGGAGACTCGGTTTGGACATTTGTCCAGCAGTTTGAGCTTTGCCAGGAGCTAATGCTTGATCGTGAAGACAATGCTGGCTTCATCAATGAAGCGACGAGGCCGCCACTCTGGGGAAA TTACAACATTGAAAAGCAAGCTGCAGATTTCTATACCAGAGAGGTATtttccaagtttcaaaaactgtTGGCTAAATCAACAGGCTATGGTCTGCAATATCAGCTGCAAGGGGATGTCATCTGGTTTCGCATTGTTGCAAATTATGGCGTCAACCCTAAAGTGTACACGGTGCGTGTTGCCCCTAAAGATCAGACATACATGTGCACCTGCAACATGTTTGAGATGTGTGGGCTGATCTGCCCACATATCATCCGTGTCATGGTGCACCTGAACGTGCAAACGATACCTGCGACTTACATGCTTCCAAGATGGTCTAAGAGAGCAACCGACCTTGCGCCTGAACCGTGCGATGGGCATAGAGCTATGCATTTCGGCGTCCCCACGACAAACACCCTAAAGTTTAACTCTCTATGCCGGAAGTTTGGGAAACTCGCTTCTGATGCATGCTTCAATGATGAAGCTTATAGTTTTGTCTCTGGGCTAATTGATCAGGGCAGTGTTGGGGTTGCTGCAATAAAAGCTAGAGAAACTGATGGGGTTGCAGGAGACGAAGAAGCCCAAGGTCATGCAAAAAATGCACAAGTCTCAGGGGGTCCAAGTACAGGTCAGCGGGATCCACCCCCCGTAGGACTGCGGAACCCACCAAAGTCAGCAAAGAAAGGGAGGCCAAAAGAGAAAGAGAAGCGCAGGAAGCCACTAATTGAGATTCGAGAAGATGAAATGAAGAAGAAAGCAAAGAAGGACGCAGCGAAAGTGAAGAAAGCTCCAAAGCCAAGGGAAAAGAAGACTCCATGCAAATATTGTGAAGATGAAGATCACAACGTGAAGGATTGCCAACTCCTTGCAGCTTTTCTTGCTGCGAGTGCGAGCGCGAAAGCTCCGGGCGTCGAAACAATCCTTGCACTTTAG